In a genomic window of Paramicrobacterium chengjingii:
- a CDS encoding phosphotransferase family protein, with protein sequence MLSLYRPMPITVVPTHGDWQPRNWLIDDEWLRVIDFGRFAFRPPSTDLCRIAMKQWRENSALEAEFVAGYGDDPRDERIWPMELLREAIGTACWAFQVGDDEFEAHGHWLLTEAIARF encoded by the coding sequence ATCCTCTCGCTGTATCGTCCGATGCCGATCACTGTCGTACCGACGCACGGCGACTGGCAGCCGCGCAACTGGCTGATCGACGACGAGTGGTTGCGCGTCATCGATTTCGGTCGCTTTGCGTTTCGTCCGCCCTCGACGGATCTGTGCCGCATCGCAATGAAGCAGTGGCGCGAGAATTCCGCTCTCGAGGCGGAGTTCGTGGCTGGCTATGGTGACGACCCGCGTGATGAGCGCATCTGGCCAATGGAGCTGCTGCGCGAAGCGATCGGAACAGCGTGCTGGGCGTTCCAGGTGGGCGATGACGAATTTGAGGCGCACGGCCACTGGCTGCTCACTGAGGCAATTGCCCGGTTCTGA
- a CDS encoding Pr6Pr family membrane protein, whose translation MDQSAEGVTRRLTFAIARSAVSIGIAAAVVGQLATSIGFWRTRGDERIDLDVANFLSFFTIQSNVLAAVVLMVGAVFIVRNRRPRWFLYFRASAATYMVTTGIVYNLLLRGIELPQGSTVGWSNEILHLIAPLYLLLDWIFAPDGRAVRWKGVGIIVVYPIVWAAYTLVRGPLILDQGTGATFWYPYPFLNPNGPGGYGTVAIYVVAIAVAILLVASGVIWFSRRFFDSEPHRESDRAPDEVRPSR comes from the coding sequence ATGGACCAGTCCGCAGAAGGCGTGACGCGACGGCTCACATTTGCGATTGCGCGTTCAGCAGTGAGTATCGGGATCGCCGCTGCGGTTGTCGGACAGCTGGCAACCAGCATCGGGTTCTGGCGGACGCGCGGAGACGAGCGGATCGATCTGGATGTTGCCAACTTTCTCAGTTTCTTCACGATTCAATCCAATGTTCTCGCGGCCGTGGTGCTCATGGTTGGGGCAGTATTCATCGTGCGGAACCGGCGTCCACGTTGGTTTCTGTATTTTCGGGCCTCTGCGGCCACATACATGGTCACGACGGGAATCGTCTACAATCTTCTCCTTCGAGGTATAGAACTGCCTCAGGGCTCGACGGTGGGGTGGTCGAACGAGATTCTGCACCTCATCGCGCCGTTGTATCTGCTTCTCGACTGGATCTTTGCGCCGGATGGCCGTGCCGTTCGGTGGAAAGGCGTCGGAATCATCGTTGTCTATCCGATCGTGTGGGCGGCGTACACATTGGTGCGCGGCCCCCTCATTCTCGATCAAGGGACCGGCGCGACGTTCTGGTACCCGTACCCGTTTCTGAACCCAAACGGCCCGGGCGGATATGGCACCGTGGCGATCTACGTTGTCGCGATCGCTGTCGCTATTCTGCTGGTGGCGAGCGGCGTGATCTGGTTTTCTCGACGGTTCTTCGATTCTGAGCCGCATCGTGAGAGCGACCGAGCTCCTGATGAGGTACGCCCTTCACGATGA
- a CDS encoding acyltransferase family protein, which yields MVTSASSLPQPAARIHYAGLDGLRALAVAGVLVYHLFPGALPGGFIGVDVFFVISGFLITSLLMREHHTQGRISLSGFWTRRARRIIPALVLVVTASTTIALVIGGDVLVRIGRQILGAATFSYNWVEITTGGSYFDALSPEMFRTLWSLAVEEQFYIVWPLLLLALLLLPSRWLRAGVLVAASIGSALWMAHLFAPGADATRVYYGTDTHAFGLLIGAALAVLLEGRLGAGLPRSNGRATRVTFDVAGTIALVGVGALAFSLGDGDDFTYRGGLALASLLTVIVIAAAIRPRSVLGSRLDAGALRWLGRRSYGVYLWHWPVFTLTLAVSGSTATQAPPVTASLVAIVITLAASELSFRFVETPVRTRGFRDCARALTRAVRTSIPRAAVSIGIVAVALVLVGSTGTAMAVSPQSSSVEQLIANAQKSSQTKTAPPKTPAKSTVTGENITAVGDSVMLAAAPALEDSLPGIDIDASVSRSMYTAPGILEDLEQQGRLRSTVIIGLGTNGPVNESTLDEIVEIIGPERHLILVNAYAPRDWIEGVNAELDSFAAARRTSVIADWSDAIDPRATELLAADRIHPGYEGGTVYAEAIMRSLQVLADLPPAVTEQYGYNLPVVR from the coding sequence ATGGTGACTTCAGCTTCTTCCCTCCCTCAGCCCGCCGCCCGCATTCACTACGCGGGCTTGGACGGGCTGCGCGCGCTCGCCGTAGCCGGGGTGCTTGTCTACCATCTGTTCCCCGGCGCGCTTCCCGGCGGCTTCATCGGCGTTGACGTGTTCTTCGTCATCTCGGGATTTCTCATCACAAGCCTGCTCATGCGAGAGCATCACACGCAGGGCCGCATCAGCCTCAGCGGATTCTGGACACGGCGCGCTCGTCGAATTATTCCTGCCCTCGTTCTGGTCGTCACCGCATCGACAACGATCGCGCTTGTGATCGGTGGCGACGTGCTCGTTCGCATCGGGAGGCAGATTCTCGGTGCGGCAACGTTCAGCTACAACTGGGTAGAGATCACGACAGGCGGCTCGTACTTCGACGCGCTCTCCCCCGAAATGTTTCGCACACTATGGTCGCTCGCCGTCGAGGAGCAGTTCTACATCGTCTGGCCCCTGCTTCTGCTCGCCCTCCTTCTTCTGCCGTCACGGTGGCTGCGCGCTGGCGTGCTTGTCGCGGCATCCATTGGCTCCGCGCTCTGGATGGCCCACCTCTTCGCGCCCGGGGCCGATGCGACTCGCGTCTACTACGGCACAGACACGCATGCATTCGGCCTACTGATCGGCGCCGCCCTCGCCGTGCTGCTCGAAGGCCGTCTCGGCGCTGGACTGCCGCGCTCGAACGGCCGGGCAACGCGTGTCACGTTCGACGTGGCCGGCACCATCGCGCTCGTCGGCGTGGGGGCGCTGGCGTTCTCGCTCGGAGATGGCGACGACTTCACGTATCGCGGTGGTCTCGCGCTCGCGTCGCTGCTGACAGTGATCGTGATCGCCGCGGCGATCAGACCCCGCTCGGTGCTGGGCTCTCGGCTTGATGCCGGTGCCCTGCGCTGGCTTGGGCGCCGCTCATACGGTGTCTACCTCTGGCATTGGCCCGTCTTCACCCTGACGCTCGCGGTGAGCGGCTCGACAGCAACGCAGGCGCCACCCGTCACCGCATCGCTCGTCGCCATCGTCATCACTCTTGCGGCCTCAGAACTGTCATTCCGCTTTGTCGAGACGCCCGTGCGCACCCGAGGCTTTCGCGACTGCGCACGCGCGCTCACTCGAGCCGTGCGCACCAGCATTCCCCGCGCCGCGGTCTCTATCGGGATCGTCGCTGTCGCCCTCGTGCTCGTCGGCTCTACGGGCACCGCCATGGCCGTTTCCCCGCAATCGTCGTCTGTGGAGCAGCTGATCGCCAACGCGCAGAAGTCCTCACAGACGAAGACTGCACCCCCGAAGACGCCAGCGAAATCGACGGTCACCGGTGAGAACATCACTGCCGTCGGCGATTCGGTGATGCTTGCCGCCGCACCGGCGCTCGAAGATTCACTGCCTGGAATTGACATTGACGCGTCGGTATCGCGATCGATGTATACCGCGCCCGGCATTCTGGAAGATCTGGAACAGCAGGGGCGACTGCGCAGCACCGTCATCATCGGTCTCGGCACGAACGGCCCCGTCAACGAGTCGACTCTCGACGAGATTGTCGAGATTATCGGCCCGGAACGGCACCTCATTCTCGTCAATGCCTATGCGCCCCGGGACTGGATCGAGGGCGTCAACGCTGAGCTCGATTCCTTCGCAGCGGCGCGTCGCACATCGGTCATCGCCGATTGGAGTGACGCCATCGACCCGCGCGCGACGGAGCTGCTTGCCGCCGACCGCATCCACCCCGGCTACGAGGGCGGAACCGTATATGCAGAGGCAATCATGCGCTCCCTGCAGGTGCTCGCCGACCTGCCTCCCGCCGTGACGGAGCAGTACGGTTACAACCTTCCGGTCGTTCGCTGA
- a CDS encoding antitoxin yields MRSRVAYGLAHVAPSNKEDVVGLDDITNKAKEFLNDNKVKEALNSEQAEGISDKLLDGVADAANKVTGGKFDSKIDDARNAADEKIGDE; encoded by the coding sequence ATGCGATCACGAGTAGCGTATGGCTTGGCGCACGTGGCGCCCTCGAACAAGGAGGATGTTGTGGGGCTAGACGACATTACGAATAAGGCCAAAGAGTTTCTCAACGACAATAAAGTCAAAGAGGCTCTGAATAGCGAACAGGCTGAAGGAATCAGCGACAAGCTGCTCGACGGTGTAGCCGATGCAGCAAACAAGGTCACGGGTGGGAAGTTCGACTCCAAGATCGATGACGCACGAAACGCCGCAGATGAAAAGATCGGCGACGAATAG
- a CDS encoding carboxypeptidase-like regulatory domain-containing protein, which translates to MKELRLKRVPVVLGALIGLSVLPLTSVPASAAPSDGYATWGVEGASGSFTGTVGFPEGFPQATFESDSLASATMVPSGSSTWIPDSTTFGAEFGSSRDKPYISLRPAANRAGAPSTTTYSFDTPTPAEGWGFSLGDIDAEIITVTATDATGAPVSAENLNLVEAFNYCGQTGSPSCVSPPPAFGVPDISQTATSYTMQNLDCPQAQDECDTAGASAWFMPSVPLASLTVTAEWKSGFPTYQTWFATVTRAVSGSVVADCVQNGPVDVQLLDAEGSVVASTGVESDGSFGFPQVAARSDYAVRVDPDSLIPGSTSPPVPVDVSETDVTEALLNISSSFTVSGTVAGEPSAEALNVSLTSAEGDEPAIETVTNASGQFSFADVARGDYELRVTPPANAAVSPETQLVTVNCAAPSPIAFHLTDTTPTDPTDPTDPPGVTDPTDGSSTPREPNSSDQEILPVTGVESTTVHGLLTAAVLSICLGGVGSLASAVRSRRRSR; encoded by the coding sequence ATGAAAGAACTTCGGCTCAAACGCGTCCCCGTCGTTCTGGGTGCGCTCATCGGTCTATCGGTTTTGCCACTTACTTCAGTGCCCGCGAGTGCGGCGCCTTCGGATGGCTACGCAACGTGGGGTGTCGAGGGGGCGAGTGGATCGTTCACCGGCACTGTCGGGTTTCCGGAGGGATTTCCCCAGGCGACGTTTGAGAGTGACTCGCTGGCTTCAGCGACGATGGTTCCGAGCGGTTCATCGACGTGGATTCCCGACAGCACGACATTCGGCGCGGAATTCGGCTCGAGTCGGGACAAGCCTTACATCAGCTTGCGTCCGGCGGCGAACCGTGCGGGTGCACCGTCGACAACGACATACTCGTTTGACACTCCGACCCCGGCTGAGGGTTGGGGCTTCAGCTTGGGTGACATCGATGCCGAGATTATTACCGTGACGGCGACCGATGCGACAGGAGCTCCGGTTTCGGCCGAGAACCTCAACCTGGTCGAGGCATTCAACTACTGCGGTCAGACGGGTAGCCCGTCGTGTGTGTCACCGCCGCCCGCATTTGGTGTGCCTGATATCTCTCAGACAGCGACGTCCTACACCATGCAGAACCTCGACTGCCCGCAGGCGCAAGACGAGTGTGACACGGCGGGTGCGTCTGCGTGGTTCATGCCGTCTGTTCCGCTCGCCTCACTGACAGTAACTGCCGAGTGGAAATCTGGTTTTCCTACCTACCAGACTTGGTTTGCGACAGTAACGCGCGCAGTCTCCGGTTCGGTTGTCGCTGACTGCGTTCAGAATGGCCCCGTCGACGTGCAACTTCTGGATGCAGAAGGCAGTGTCGTCGCGTCGACCGGCGTCGAAAGCGACGGAAGCTTCGGTTTCCCTCAGGTAGCCGCGCGTTCTGACTATGCGGTTCGTGTCGACCCTGACAGCCTTATACCGGGTTCAACGTCACCGCCCGTTCCCGTCGATGTCAGTGAGACGGACGTCACCGAGGCACTGCTGAACATCAGCAGTTCATTCACCGTCAGTGGCACGGTGGCGGGCGAACCCTCGGCTGAGGCTCTGAACGTAAGCCTGACCTCGGCGGAGGGAGATGAACCAGCCATCGAGACCGTGACAAATGCGTCGGGCCAGTTCAGCTTCGCCGACGTCGCAAGAGGCGATTACGAGCTTCGCGTAACGCCTCCGGCGAATGCTGCGGTTTCACCGGAGACCCAGCTGGTGACGGTCAACTGTGCAGCGCCGTCGCCGATCGCCTTCCATCTCACCGACACAACGCCAACTGACCCCACGGATCCGACCGATCCGCCCGGAGTCACAGATCCAACCGATGGCTCCTCCACGCCGAGGGAGCCGAACTCGTCCGATCAGGAAATACTCCCTGTGACGGGCGTGGAATCCACGACGGTGCACGGTCTTCTCACGGCCGCCGTGCTCTCGATCTGTCTTGGCGGTGTCGGTTCACTCGCTTCAGCCGTTCGCTCCCGTCGTCGCAGCCGATAG
- a CDS encoding GNAT family N-acetyltransferase, translating into MTVTSTALRDRVASPELELPQHPDIARWKPATLDDLDAMMVLMDAADRVDHPASTTTRAQVENALKSSELIMATDTLVGESASGVLIAAGVVAEAQAKSTRVQVYLEGTVHPTWRGRGIGRQLLAWQRDRALQLLSASPHALPGWIMVDQEHGNIAGQHLSERAGFTLTRYFTEMERRLSDAVEIIEPMADVRIVPLDDELVESSRRARNDAFRDHWGSQPTTQERWEHMTSSPEFRKDLSRVAVEKTDAGERRVVAFALVSVNKRDWEAAGYSKAYIEYIGVVRDHRGEKLAPAIITAALQSLRDAGIERATLDVDSESPTGANTLYERMGFVAGDRGYSYVLEV; encoded by the coding sequence ATGACCGTCACCAGTACTGCTCTCCGTGACCGTGTCGCGTCGCCAGAGCTCGAGCTCCCGCAGCATCCCGATATCGCTCGGTGGAAGCCGGCGACCCTCGACGACCTCGACGCCATGATGGTGTTGATGGATGCCGCTGATCGCGTCGATCATCCGGCATCAACCACAACCCGCGCGCAGGTGGAGAACGCGTTGAAGTCGTCGGAGCTCATCATGGCCACAGACACGCTTGTGGGCGAGAGTGCCTCGGGCGTGCTCATCGCCGCGGGAGTCGTCGCCGAGGCGCAGGCGAAGTCGACGCGAGTGCAGGTGTACCTCGAGGGCACAGTTCACCCAACATGGCGAGGCCGCGGCATCGGGCGACAGCTGCTTGCGTGGCAGCGCGACCGTGCTCTGCAGCTGCTGTCGGCGTCGCCGCACGCTCTTCCCGGCTGGATCATGGTTGACCAGGAGCACGGCAACATAGCGGGCCAGCATCTCAGCGAGCGCGCTGGATTCACGCTCACGCGCTACTTCACCGAGATGGAGCGGCGACTGTCTGACGCCGTCGAGATTATCGAGCCGATGGCCGACGTGCGCATCGTCCCCCTTGACGACGAGCTCGTCGAATCGTCGCGACGTGCGCGCAACGACGCATTCCGCGATCACTGGGGCAGCCAGCCGACGACGCAAGAGCGCTGGGAGCACATGACGTCGTCACCGGAGTTTCGCAAAGACCTCAGCCGCGTTGCGGTCGAGAAGACGGATGCCGGGGAGCGTCGTGTCGTCGCGTTTGCCCTCGTCTCCGTGAACAAGCGTGACTGGGAGGCTGCGGGGTACTCCAAGGCATACATCGAGTACATCGGTGTGGTGCGCGACCATCGCGGCGAGAAGCTCGCCCCGGCGATCATCACCGCGGCGTTGCAGAGCCTGCGCGATGCCGGCATCGAGCGTGCAACCCTCGACGTGGACTCCGAGAGCCCAACCGGTGCCAATACGCTCTACGAGCGCATGGGCTTTGTCGCCGGCGACCGCGGGTACTCGTACGTTCTCGAGGTGTAG
- a CDS encoding S9 family peptidase translates to MTTNVITELLNATRLNGLTATRGGRLIGAVSTLGAQSNAYVSSLVELTDAGAVPLTRGEASASSPTITDDGHVLFVSKRIGEDGSEARDGSVWSLPLRGEARQLASRPGGFGALRAAGRIVVAELAVHSQAATEKEHADLSKKRSEAKVSAALHSGFPTRYWDSDLGPTRSVLAVSTLPTDLDAATERPAPKPDSDDEPVPQLLEFTYARMPYGRLTDWTLAEDGTFALATMQISVPSKLMAVQVWRIDLRGGEPSLLIDADPDGVDEAEAGPISPDGTRAVIGRFTNWTARQSLSARLQLLNLTTGDVSELWPEHDFWAAPVWLDDATIAAVSDDTGRGSVWIGGLNDAQPRRLAGGPAQKRAFTGLAVQGDRLVAVASAVDVAPHPVAIDPVTGAVTDLPNPAHALDAPGELREITATAEDGTTVRAWLRVPSGEGPHPLVVFAHGGPWGSWNAWTYRWNPNPFVAAGYAVLLPDPAISTGYGQHMIDRGQQQLGGVPFTDIMALTDAAIARDDIDCDRTALAGGSYGGYMANWVAGHTATRFRCIVTHASLWNTESMGSTTDNDGWDEPMRVQNEQYSPHRFVEDIQVPMLVIHGDRDYRVPIAQGQQLWYDLLSRSATPRDADGLTQHRYLYFHDEGHWILGRGNAQVWYETLLGFLDTHVRSGVSERPATLG, encoded by the coding sequence GTGACTACCAACGTGATTACCGAACTTCTCAACGCCACACGATTGAACGGGCTCACGGCCACACGCGGTGGCCGCCTCATTGGGGCGGTCTCCACTCTGGGCGCCCAGAGTAACGCCTACGTGTCGAGTCTTGTCGAACTCACCGATGCCGGGGCGGTGCCGCTCACGCGCGGTGAGGCGTCAGCATCCTCGCCAACGATCACCGACGACGGGCACGTGCTGTTCGTCTCGAAGCGCATCGGTGAGGACGGCTCCGAGGCTCGGGACGGCTCAGTGTGGAGCCTCCCGCTGCGCGGAGAAGCACGTCAGCTTGCGTCTCGGCCCGGAGGGTTCGGCGCGTTGCGTGCGGCAGGCCGAATCGTCGTCGCCGAGCTTGCCGTGCACTCGCAGGCGGCGACGGAGAAGGAACATGCCGACCTGTCGAAGAAGCGCAGCGAGGCGAAGGTCTCGGCAGCTCTGCACTCCGGGTTTCCGACGCGATACTGGGACAGTGATCTTGGTCCCACGCGAAGCGTGCTTGCCGTGTCCACGCTTCCCACGGATCTCGATGCGGCGACCGAACGCCCTGCCCCGAAGCCGGATTCCGACGACGAGCCTGTGCCGCAGCTACTCGAGTTCACGTATGCACGAATGCCTTACGGGCGCCTCACCGACTGGACGCTCGCCGAAGACGGGACGTTCGCACTTGCGACGATGCAGATCAGCGTCCCCTCGAAGCTCATGGCTGTGCAGGTGTGGCGCATCGATCTGCGTGGCGGCGAGCCGAGCCTTCTGATCGACGCAGACCCCGACGGTGTCGACGAGGCCGAGGCAGGACCCATTTCGCCCGATGGAACGCGCGCCGTGATCGGGCGCTTTACGAACTGGACGGCCAGGCAGAGCCTCAGTGCTCGCCTTCAGCTGCTCAACCTGACCACGGGAGATGTCTCGGAGCTCTGGCCGGAACACGACTTTTGGGCTGCCCCGGTGTGGCTCGACGATGCGACGATCGCAGCGGTGAGTGACGACACCGGTCGCGGGTCGGTGTGGATCGGCGGGCTGAACGATGCCCAGCCGCGCAGGCTGGCCGGCGGCCCTGCGCAGAAGCGCGCGTTCACCGGACTCGCGGTGCAGGGCGACCGCCTCGTCGCTGTTGCCTCAGCAGTCGACGTCGCCCCGCATCCCGTGGCCATTGACCCGGTAACAGGCGCGGTGACCGATCTGCCGAACCCGGCGCACGCGCTCGACGCTCCGGGAGAGCTGCGCGAGATCACCGCAACGGCGGAAGACGGAACGACAGTGCGCGCCTGGTTGCGCGTGCCGAGCGGCGAGGGGCCGCATCCGCTTGTCGTCTTCGCACACGGCGGTCCGTGGGGCTCGTGGAACGCCTGGACGTACCGTTGGAACCCCAACCCATTCGTCGCCGCCGGCTATGCCGTGCTGCTTCCCGACCCGGCGATCTCCACCGGGTACGGGCAGCACATGATCGACCGCGGCCAGCAGCAGCTCGGCGGAGTGCCCTTCACCGACATCATGGCGCTCACGGACGCTGCGATTGCACGTGACGACATCGATTGCGATCGCACGGCACTCGCGGGCGGAAGCTACGGCGGGTACATGGCGAACTGGGTGGCAGGACACACGGCGACGCGGTTTCGCTGCATCGTCACGCATGCGTCGCTCTGGAACACCGAATCGATGGGATCGACGACGGACAACGATGGCTGGGACGAGCCGATGCGGGTGCAGAACGAGCAGTATTCGCCGCACCGTTTTGTCGAGGACATCCAGGTGCCGATGCTCGTCATCCACGGTGACCGCGATTATCGCGTGCCGATCGCGCAGGGGCAGCAGCTCTGGTACGACTTGTTGAGCAGGTCGGCGACGCCGCGAGACGCCGACGGGCTCACGCAGCACCGTTACCTGTATTTCCACGACGAAGGGCATTGGATTCTCGGGCGAGGCAACGCACAGGTCTGGTACGAGACACTCCTCGGTTTTCTCGACACTCATGTTCGTTCGGGTGTGAGCGAGCGCCCAGCAACGTTGGGCTGA